The Chryseobacterium glaciei DNA segment ATATCGATGCAGCCTGCACCCCTTTTGTCATTTTACCACAAAGTACCAATGCAGGCAATAATACGGGTATTGTTTTTCAACCTAATCCCGGAACGGGAATCGGTGTACTGGGTCCGGATATAACACTTTGCAGTAGCAAGCTTCCTATCGTTTTAGACGGCAGTGCCTTTATGCCGGGGATCAATTCGAAGGTTCAATGGAGCAATGCGGGCACAGGCGAGATGTTGGGAAACGAAATTAAACAAACCATTTCAACAGGCGGAACATACCGCATAAAAGTTGAATATGGTGAAAACTGCTCAGTGACCGATGATATTGTGATCCAATCTAATCCAAAAGCAGATGCAGGAGACATTATTGCACCAAGTGTAAATAATTGCAGTGGAAAAAAAAGCATGATTTTAACAGCAGCCTTATCCATTTCCAGCACCATAATACATCCTTTTTTACCTGGTATGATGATGTTTCGCAGCACCATACGTTAGGTACAGGTGCGACTTTTCAGGTTTCACCCGTTACCAAAAGATCGTATTGGGTAACGGTTAAAGGAGATAATGCCTGCGAGAGTGCTGTAAAAGAAGTTGAAGTAACTTTTGAAAATCTCGCCGCACCCATAGTTACCGTATCACAGCCTACCTGTACCCATGCAACAGGCAGCATTGATATTACCCCAAAGGAAAGAGTAACATATAGTATTAATGCTGGTACCTATTCTATAAACGCCCATTATGACTTAGCCGAGGGAGTATATTCAATAACTGCTCAAAATGCGGAAGGATGTACAAGCGAACCGGTTTACATCACCATAAATCCGCAACCAATACTTCCCACAGCTGCCATTCGTTACAGCTCAAATGAATTTCAGGCAATTGGTACCACTGAGGTAATTCAAACTGGTCAGACCGGAGGAGTTTACACTGCCTCTCCTGTGGGACTCATCATTGATGCTGCAACAGGAACCCTCGATTTGGAACATAGTGTACCAGACCAGCTATACCAGGTTACTTACACCTTTACCAACGGGTTTTGTTCTTCCAATATAAGCACCACAATAAGGATAAATTCTACGCCCGCAGCAATCAACTATCCCTTACTGGATTACTGTGCCATTGGTACCGTCAATATCGCTCGAACAGGACCGGCAGGTGGAAAATATACAGCCAATTCATCTGCTTTGAAAATTGATGAATTAACCGGCACCATTGATTTATCAAAGAGTTTAGCAGGGCGTTATATCATTACGTATACGTATATGGATGGTTCTATAGAATCCAAAACAACCACGATAATTACCATTAATGACTTACCTGTCATTACAATAACAAGCAGTGCCGGAACGGCAATTTCAAAAGGGCAAAGCGCTTCCCTGACTGCAACAGGAGGAACAAGCTATGCCTGGATCGGACCCAATATTATCAGCGGGCAGAATACAGGTACGATTCAGATCAAGCCTTCCGTAACTGCGACCTATACAGCTATTGTTACCAATTCCAGTGGATGCACTGAGGTAATGGATCTGTTGATAGAAGTTTCTGAAGTAAGTGCTTTAATCCCCAATAATGTTGTTACGCCTAATGGAGACGGGAAAAATGACACCTGGATCATCAGAAATTTGAGCAATATCCCAATAACAAAGTAAGTATTTATGACCGTGCGGGACGCTTGGTGTACAGCAAAATCGGCTATAACAACAATTGGGATGGCACGTGGAGTGGAAAACAGCTCAATGAAGATGCCTATATCTA contains these protein-coding regions:
- a CDS encoding gliding motility-associated C-terminal domain-containing protein, which produces MYSKIGYNNNWDGTWSGKQLNEDAYIYVIDMGNGLGIIRGTISIIRDHH